AAACCAATAGCAGAACGGCCAGTGATCCTATCACCATAGCATTGGCGCCCGGCCAGTGTTGCATCTTAAACAAAATACCTAACGTCACCAGGATCGAACAGAACATGCCAACCAACAATACAATTTTGTCGGCGGTAGCGGCTTTCTCCTTTACTTTCAACACAAAAAGGAGGGGTAAGAAAAGGAAACTTAGCAGCACGACCCCCAGTGTGAGGAAAATCGCGGCGCCGGGCAGGTGCAGGAACTTCAATACGGTTCCGGCAATAAGGAAAGACACCGACGCGGTGCCGCTTCCCAACATTATTTTTTTCATGACGTAATAATTCTTAAAAGTTAGCAATCGGATGGTCTCTTCCTCGATCTCACCCAACTCCTTTTCGTAAAAAGAGGCGATGGTACGTCGATAGAAGCCTTCGAAGTCATCCTTCCCATCGAAGGTATCCTCGATGATACAACAAACATGGTCCAATAGGTCGTGCTGCAGGCTGACCCGCTCGATGCCACGTGCACGTATGTCATCGGCTATGAACGCTATCTGATGTTCGCTGAGGGTATACATCAGGCCGTTTGGGGCTTTATGTCAAGTAAAAACTGCATGGTCTCGAAGAACTCGGTCAACTCGGATACCTTTTCGGAAATACGGGATGAACCCTTCGGACTGAGGGAATAGTATTTGCGGACGCGTTTTCCGATAAACTCCGTCTCCACCGTCACCAACCCGTCGGCTTCCAGTGCATGCAGCGTCGGATACAATGCCCCTTCCGTTATGTGGATGCGGTCACCGCTGAGTTCCTTCACGCGTTGGGTGATTTCGTATCCATACATCCGCCCTTTCACCTCCAACTGCTTTAGCACGATGGTCTTGAGCGTTCCTTTAATCAATTCTGATGAAAACATACTAGTCGATTTATATACCTAACACAAATATACATAAGTTTATTATGTATTTAAAAAGAAAAATAAAAAAACCCGGGAAGCTCCCGGGTTTGGTATAAGAAAAAATACCTTATTCTTTGTTGTGCTCTTCTTCGATACGCTTGTGCTCTGAATCCGGAATGGTGTCGCAAAGCACTGGTGTTGCGATGAAAAGAGACGAGTACGTACCTACGACGATACCAATCAACATCGCGAAGATAAAGCCACGGATGGATTCACCGCCGAAGATAAACATAATCACCAACACGAAAATCATACTCAACGAGGTGTTAAGCGTACGTGACATGGTGGAGTTGATCGACTGGTTTACGATATGGTTGAAAGAACCTTTTGTTTTACCTCCAAGGTATTCGCGCACCCTGTCAAATACGATCACCGTATCGTTCATCGAGTAACCGATTACCGTAAGGATGGCCGCAATAAAGTGCTGGTCGATTTCCATACCGAATGGCATATACTTCCACAGGAGCGAATAAAGACCCAATACGAAGATTACGTCGTGGGCTACGGCTGCAATCGCACCAAGGCTGTACTGCCACTTACGGAAACTCACGAAGAGGTAGATGAACACGATGGCCATTGCACCAATAACGGCCCAGAATGCATTCGTCTTGATATCTTTTGCACGATCTGCGGTTACCTTATAGGAGTCAAGGATACCGGCTGTTTTACCGTCGTAAATGTTCACGAAGTTCTCATACCCCATATCTTTCACGAAGTGCTTTTTCACCGCGTCATACAACATATGGGTGATTTTCTCGTCAAGTTTCAGGGTATTACCCGTTTGGTCCATACCGTATTTGGTCACGACTTTGATCTGGTTGTCGGAACCGAATTTTTTCACCTCGGCACTTCCGAAGACTGCAATCAGCTCATCGCGGACTTCATCCGGACTTACATTCTGGTCAAAACGAACCTGATACGTACGTCCACCCACGAATTCCACGCTTTGGTTGAGTCCGTGTGTCATCAACGATACGATACAAACGATGGTAACAACTGCTGAGAAAGCATACGTCCACTTCTTGATACGTAGGAAGTCAAAGTTGAACTTCGTAAACCAGTTCTTCGACATATTCGTTACGAACGTCAGCTTACGGCCTCGGGCAGCATCGCGGTCCAGGAAGATACGGGAGATGAAGATAGAGGTATAAAGCGATGTCACGATACCGATAAGGAGTGTGATCGCGAATCCTTTGATAGGTCCTGTACCAAACGTAACGAGTACGATACCTGTCAGGATGTGGGTTACGTTCGCGTCGATGATCGAACGCATCGCACCTTTCCAACCGAACGACGTCTTGATGGCGTCCTCCAGCGATTTACCGGAACGAAGTTCTTCCTTCGCCCGTTCATAGATGATGATGTTGGCGTCAACCGCAGTACCCATTGTCAATACGATACCCGCGATACCTGGAAGGGTCAATACGAAACCGAAGTTTACCATCACACCAAACAGGAACAAGAGGTTCACGGCAAGCGCGATGTTCGCGTAAAGACCTGCACGACCGTAGTAGACGATCATCCAGAGTGATACGAGAAGAAGACCTATGATAGACGAAGTGATACCGTTGTCGATTGCTTCCTGACCCAATGAAGGTCCTACCACCTGTGACTGTACAATCTCAGCGGATGCAGGAAGTTTACCCGCACGCAGCACGTTCGCAAGGTCTTTTGTCTCTGTTACGCTGAACTTTCCAGTGATGATCGAGCTTCCACCCGAGATAGCACCTGTAGTAACACCTGGTGCAGAATATACGACGTTGTCGAGCACGATAGCGATGAAGCCTTGTGTACGGTGTGCCTCTCCTGTCATCTGTTCCCAAACGCGGGCACCGGTCGTATTCATCTGCATGGATACCGAAGGACGGCCCATTTGGTCGAAATCGTCACGGGCTTCGATGATAACACCACCGCTCAGTGGCGCTTCATCAACCTTGTTACCGCGAAGCGCGTACAAATCGGCTGATTCACCTGTTTCTTTTTTGGTTTTCTCATCAATGATAGGCTCGCTTTTACCCCATACAAACTTGGCATAGCGCAGGTTACCTGGCAACGCGGCACGTACTTCAGGGCTGCGGAGATATCCTCCGACAGTCGCCGTATCATTGATGTTGAATTTTGCTACGATCGGTCCGCCACCGCCGCCGATTACTTTACCCAGAATCGGTTCTTTTTTCAGGTCTTTCTTCGCCTTTTCGTCATCGCTCGCCAATTTGGCTGCGAGTGAATCAGCAGGCTTATCAGCGCCACCTTTCAGTTTCGCCTTTACGATGTCGTTGGCTTTGATAAGGAACGGATAAACGTCATTAGCGGTATAGGTCATCCAGAACTCCAATTGTGCCGTTTGGCTGAGGAGTGCGTTGATACGGTTTACGTCTTTTGCACCTGGAAGTTCCACGAGAATACGACCGGAATTCCCCAGACGCTGGATGTTCGGTTGCACGACACCGAACTTGTCGATACGTTTGTTCAGTACCTCAAAGGCACTGTTTACCGATTCGTCTACCTTCTCACGAAGCACTTTCTGCACTTCCGCATCGCTCATTGACGTATTGACCTTCTCAAGGTTACGGTTGGCGAAGAGATCCGGCGAACTCAATCTTGTCCCTCCGTTGTTAGCCTCAAATGCACGGAAAAACGCATCGAGGTAACTTTCGTTTCCTTGTTTGTCTTTCTCTGCAGTTTCAAGAGCCTTGAGGAAGGATGGGTTTTTCGAGTTGTTCGAAAGCCCCAGAAGGATGTCCTTTACCGAAATCTCGAGGATGACGTTGATACCGCCCTCGAGGTCAAGTCCTTTGTTGATCTTGCGCTTCGCAACATCTTCATAGGTGTAATTCAGGAAAACCTCTTCTTTTTTCTTCTTGTTCAGGAATTCAATCTCCTTAGCACTGTCTCCTTTGGCAAATTCTTTGGCCTCCTGCTCGACACCGTCGGCGATGAACGTGAACGACAACTGGTAAATACTCACCAGTCCGAACAAAATGGCAAAAAATTTAATGAGTCCCTTGTTCTGCATTATTCGTAATGTTTATTGATTTTCATTGCGCAAAATCAAATGCGCTTTTTCAATTTGTTTGGTTTCGTAAAAAATTTTCAAAAAACCCGCCAGATTTGTATTTCAGGCGTTTTTTTTAAAACAGGCAAATATATAATTAACCTCAGGATTAACCAATTTTATTTTCCGCACACACAAAAAAGACTGGCTTTGAAAGCACAGTCTTTTTCGGGTGCGTTGGATCTGTTTTAGCTCAATACCGCTTTCAGGTCGCCGTTCATACCACGGACGGCGTCGGCACTTTTCGCGAAGAGCTCTTTTTCTTTATCGTCAAGTTCAATCGCAAGGATTTCCTCGATACCATTCTTTCCAATGATACAAGGAACACCGATACAAATGTCTTGTTGTCCGTACTCGCCTTCGAGGAACACAGAACAGGCAATCATTTTCTTCTGATCGTTCAGGATGCTGTCTACCAGGTACGCCACCGATGCACCTGGTGCATACCAGGCCGAAGTACCCAGTAACTTGGTCAGCGTCGCGCCACCTACCATCGTATCGGCTGCCACTTTCTCAAGCTCTTCCGCTGAAAGGAACTGCGAAACCGGAATACCGTTATAGGAAGCCAGACGCGTCAACGGAATCATGGTCGTATCACCGTGTCCGCCGATTACCATTGCCGATACATCGTTTGCCGGCTTGTTAAGGGCTTTTGACAGGTAGTAACGGAAACGCGAACTGTCAAGCGCACCGCCCATACCGATAATACGGTTCTTCGGAAGGCCTGTTGCTTTCAGGGTCAGGTACGTCATGGTGTCCATCGGATTGGAAACCACTACGATGATCGCGTTCGGGGAATGCGCAAGTACGTTCTCGG
This genomic interval from Flavobacterium sp. HJ-32-4 contains the following:
- a CDS encoding PadR family transcriptional regulator, with product MFSSELIKGTLKTIVLKQLEVKGRMYGYEITQRVKELSGDRIHITEGALYPTLHALEADGLVTVETEFIGKRVRKYYSLSPKGSSRISEKVSELTEFFETMQFLLDIKPQTA
- a CDS encoding malate dehydrogenase, coding for MKVTIVGAGNVGASCADVISYRGIASEVVLLDIKEGFAEGKAMDIMQCATNTGFNTVLTGVTNDYAATAGSDVVVITSGIPRKPGMTREELIGINAGIVKSVAENVLAHSPNAIIVVVSNPMDTMTYLTLKATGLPKNRIIGMGGALDSSRFRYYLSKALNKPANDVSAMVIGGHGDTTMIPLTRLASYNGIPVSQFLSAEELEKVAADTMVGGATLTKLLGTSAWYAPGASVAYLVDSILNDQKKMIACSVFLEGEYGQQDICIGVPCIIGKNGIEEILAIELDDKEKELFAKSADAVRGMNGDLKAVLS
- the secDF gene encoding protein translocase subunit SecDF, translated to MQNKGLIKFFAILFGLVSIYQLSFTFIADGVEQEAKEFAKGDSAKEIEFLNKKKKEEVFLNYTYEDVAKRKINKGLDLEGGINVILEISVKDILLGLSNNSKNPSFLKALETAEKDKQGNESYLDAFFRAFEANNGGTRLSSPDLFANRNLEKVNTSMSDAEVQKVLREKVDESVNSAFEVLNKRIDKFGVVQPNIQRLGNSGRILVELPGAKDVNRINALLSQTAQLEFWMTYTANDVYPFLIKANDIVKAKLKGGADKPADSLAAKLASDDEKAKKDLKKEPILGKVIGGGGGPIVAKFNINDTATVGGYLRSPEVRAALPGNLRYAKFVWGKSEPIIDEKTKKETGESADLYALRGNKVDEAPLSGGVIIEARDDFDQMGRPSVSMQMNTTGARVWEQMTGEAHRTQGFIAIVLDNVVYSAPGVTTGAISGGSSIITGKFSVTETKDLANVLRAGKLPASAEIVQSQVVGPSLGQEAIDNGITSSIIGLLLVSLWMIVYYGRAGLYANIALAVNLLFLFGVMVNFGFVLTLPGIAGIVLTMGTAVDANIIIYERAKEELRSGKSLEDAIKTSFGWKGAMRSIIDANVTHILTGIVLVTFGTGPIKGFAITLLIGIVTSLYTSIFISRIFLDRDAARGRKLTFVTNMSKNWFTKFNFDFLRIKKWTYAFSAVVTIVCIVSLMTHGLNQSVEFVGGRTYQVRFDQNVSPDEVRDELIAVFGSAEVKKFGSDNQIKVVTKYGMDQTGNTLKLDEKITHMLYDAVKKHFVKDMGYENFVNIYDGKTAGILDSYKVTADRAKDIKTNAFWAVIGAMAIVFIYLFVSFRKWQYSLGAIAAVAHDVIFVLGLYSLLWKYMPFGMEIDQHFIAAILTVIGYSMNDTVIVFDRVREYLGGKTKGSFNHIVNQSINSTMSRTLNTSLSMIFVLVIMFIFGGESIRGFIFAMLIGIVVGTYSSLFIATPVLCDTIPDSEHKRIEEEHNKE